In Mixophyes fleayi isolate aMixFle1 chromosome 11, aMixFle1.hap1, whole genome shotgun sequence, one DNA window encodes the following:
- the LOC142107664 gene encoding trypsin-3-like has protein sequence MMVKLAEPAQFNQYVQPIRIAGSCPTVGSQCLVSGWGNLLTDGEEYPDSLQCLNIPVLSSASCTASYPNQITNNMFCAGYIEGGKDSCQGDSGGPLICNGELYGVVSWGHGCAQSGNPGVYTKVCNYFDWIQNVVNSY, from the exons ATGATGGTCAAACTCGCTGAGCCTGCCCAGTTTAATCAGTACGTCCAGCCTATCCGCATTGCCGGTAGTTGTCCGACGGTGGGGAGTCAGTGCCTGGTGTCTGGCTGGGGAAATCTGTTGACAGACGGAG AGGAGTATCCTGATTCTCTACAGTGTCTGAATATCCCTGTACTGTCGAGCGCCAGCTGTACGGCTTCTTATCCAAACCAGATCACCAACAATATGTTCTGTGCCGGTTACATAGAAGGAGGAAAGGACTCATGTCAG GGTGACTCTGGTGGACCTCTGATCTGCAATGGAGAGCTATATGGAGTGGTCTCATGGGGGCATGGGTGTGCCCAAAGTGGAAACCCCGGCGTCTACACCAAAGTCTGCAACTATTTCGACTGGATACAGAATGTTGTTAATAGTTATTAA